From Roseovarius nanhaiticus, one genomic window encodes:
- a CDS encoding YcjF family protein: MTRPKGPVLFDLDDSAPRATPSEAPPVPEPDMPDAPRGAAMQTAAALAARRPSRLARVFWGLVGTLLGVAISLAAWDFATGLVARVPMLGYAVTALIAALLLVLIVIAIREMAAFARLGRIDALHRRADAALAGDDLPAARALTDDLVALYKGREDTRWGRTRLAEQRGDQFDASTLLALTEAELLTPLDAAALRQVEGAARQVAAVTALVPLALADVIVALSANIRMIRRIAEIYGGRSGTLGSLRLTRAVMTHLVATGAVAVGDDVISSVAGGSLLSKVSRRFGEGVVNGALTARVGVAAMEVCRPLPFSAGKRPKVRRIITTALSGLFPS, translated from the coding sequence ATGACCCGCCCCAAAGGCCCGGTTCTGTTTGATCTCGATGACAGCGCGCCCCGCGCGACCCCGTCCGAGGCGCCCCCGGTGCCAGAGCCGGACATGCCGGATGCACCTCGGGGCGCCGCGATGCAGACCGCCGCCGCGCTGGCCGCGCGCCGCCCCTCGCGGCTGGCGCGGGTCTTCTGGGGGCTGGTCGGCACGCTCTTGGGTGTCGCGATCTCGCTGGCGGCTTGGGATTTCGCGACGGGCCTCGTCGCGCGGGTGCCGATGCTGGGCTATGCGGTCACCGCGCTCATCGCTGCGCTGCTCCTCGTCCTCATCGTCATCGCGATCCGCGAAATGGCCGCCTTCGCCCGGCTGGGCCGGATCGATGCGCTGCACCGCCGCGCCGATGCGGCGCTGGCCGGAGATGATCTGCCCGCCGCGCGCGCGCTGACGGATGATCTGGTAGCGCTCTACAAGGGGCGCGAGGATACCCGATGGGGCCGCACGCGGCTGGCCGAGCAGCGCGGCGATCAGTTCGACGCAAGCACGCTTCTGGCCCTGACCGAGGCCGAACTGCTGACGCCCCTCGACGCCGCCGCATTGCGCCAGGTCGAGGGCGCGGCGCGGCAGGTGGCCGCCGTCACCGCGCTGGTGCCTCTGGCGCTGGCCGATGTGATCGTCGCGCTCAGCGCCAATATCCGAATGATCCGGCGGATTGCTGAAATCTATGGCGGCCGGTCGGGCACGCTGGGCAGTCTGCGCCTGACGCGCGCCGTGATGACCCATCTGGTCGCCACGGGCGCCGTTGCCGTGGGCGATGATGTGATCAGCTCCGTCGCGGGCGGCAGCCTGCTCAGCAAGGTCTCACGCCGTTTCGGCGAGGGTGTGGTCAACGGCGCGCTGACGGCGCGTGTCGGCGTGGCCGCGATGGAGGTCTGCCGCCCCCTGCCCTTTTCGGCGGGCAAGCGGCCGAAGGTCCGCCGCATCATCACCACGGCGCTCAGCGGGCTTTTTCCCAGCTAG
- a CDS encoding FAD-dependent oxidoreductase translates to MESFAADLATMVRTPLGDDHVAAMRARGSEHDFAKGDVIVAPGAPMGEFHYLLDGEIEAFDPTTDQRYGGAVLGRGQFTGDLGFLTGANAILGNRAISSGRLLSVPRGDMLRLMSDMPEMSDIVVTVFAARRRRMVETERAGIALIGVEDSRELRALAAFAGRNRLPCREIALNTEEARELAQACGAEPGKPMAMLGRGQLIEPATPKRLAQLLGIDLALPKDEVLDVLIVGAGPAGVAAAVYAGAEGLSALVLEDTAIGGQAGTSSRIENYMGFPTGISGADLVGRGEIQAMKFGTRFAMPRGAVSLAQCSKRLFHVTLDDNRQVSARALVIATGVQYRRLPWDRLDEFEGAGVYYAATKSEARFCQGREVVVIGGGNSAGQAAMFLSRTASHVHVLIRGDSLASSMSDYLSSRLEATSNITLHRRTEVTRLHGGDTLEAITVDADGTEQRMDVCGMFVMVGAAPNTDWLSDLVSLDEKGFVRTGEAAGQDFPYATSCPGVFAVGDVRAGSVKRVASAVGEGSVVIGRVWDHVNTGG, encoded by the coding sequence ATGGAATCATTCGCCGCCGATCTGGCCACGATGGTGCGCACGCCGCTGGGCGATGACCATGTCGCTGCCATGCGCGCCAGGGGATCCGAGCACGATTTTGCAAAGGGAGATGTCATCGTCGCCCCCGGCGCCCCGATGGGTGAGTTTCACTATCTGCTGGACGGCGAGATCGAGGCCTTCGATCCCACAACAGATCAGCGCTATGGCGGCGCTGTTCTGGGCCGTGGGCAGTTCACCGGCGATCTGGGTTTCCTGACCGGGGCCAACGCGATCCTGGGCAATCGCGCGATTTCTTCCGGGCGTCTCCTCTCGGTTCCGCGCGGCGATATGCTGCGGCTCATGTCGGACATGCCCGAGATGTCGGACATTGTCGTGACGGTATTTGCCGCACGTCGCCGCCGCATGGTCGAAACCGAGAGGGCTGGCATCGCATTGATCGGCGTCGAGGACAGCCGCGAGCTGCGGGCGCTGGCGGCTTTTGCTGGTCGCAACCGCCTGCCTTGCCGCGAAATCGCGCTGAATACGGAAGAGGCGCGCGAATTGGCCCAGGCCTGCGGCGCCGAGCCGGGCAAGCCCATGGCGATGCTGGGCAGGGGTCAGCTGATCGAGCCTGCGACGCCCAAGCGTCTTGCGCAGCTGTTGGGGATCGATCTGGCGCTGCCCAAGGACGAGGTGCTGGATGTGCTGATCGTCGGCGCGGGGCCTGCGGGCGTCGCCGCCGCCGTCTATGCCGGCGCCGAGGGGCTGAGCGCCCTGGTGCTGGAGGATACCGCCATCGGCGGACAGGCCGGCACGTCAAGCCGGATCGAGAATTATATGGGGTTCCCCACTGGCATTTCGGGCGCGGACCTTGTGGGGCGCGGCGAAATACAGGCGATGAAATTCGGCACCCGCTTTGCGATGCCGCGCGGGGCCGTGTCCCTGGCGCAATGCAGCAAGCGGCTCTTTCACGTCACGCTGGATGACAACCGGCAGGTCAGCGCCCGCGCGCTGGTGATCGCGACGGGCGTGCAGTATCGCCGCCTTCCGTGGGATCGGCTGGACGAGTTCGAAGGCGCGGGCGTCTACTACGCGGCGACGAAAAGCGAGGCGCGCTTTTGCCAGGGGCGCGAAGTGGTGGTCATCGGGGGCGGCAATTCGGCGGGGCAAGCCGCCATGTTCCTGTCGCGCACCGCCAGCCACGTGCATGTGTTGATCCGCGGCGATAGCTTGGCCTCATCGATGTCCGATTACCTGTCGAGCCGCCTCGAGGCGACAAGCAACATCACGCTCCACCGCCGGACCGAGGTGACCCGGTTGCATGGCGGCGATACGCTGGAGGCGATCACGGTGGACGCCGATGGCACCGAGCAGCGCATGGACGTCTGCGGCATGTTCGTGATGGTCGGCGCCGCGCCCAACACCGATTGGCTTTCGGACCTCGTCTCGCTCGATGAAAAGGGTTTTGTAAGGACCGGCGAGGCGGCGGGCCAGGATTTTCCCTATGCCACCTCCTGCCCCGGCGTCTTTGCCGTGGGCGATGTGCGCGCCGGATCGGTCAAACGGGTGGCCAGCGCCGTGGGCGAAGGGTCGGTCGTGATCGGGCGCGTCTGGGATCACGTGAACACAGGCGGATAA
- a CDS encoding group III truncated hemoglobin gives MTNPLAQFEVSRDDIARVVSRFYAQVRRDAVLGPVFAAHVDDWPAHEEKIVRFWANAILREREYDGNPMMVHKRAGDVTSAHFAIWLDLFDKVLAQELPDETSRRWSALAHRIGRALKMGLEMRAPQGAVPNLR, from the coding sequence ATGACGAATCCGTTGGCACAATTCGAGGTCAGCCGCGATGATATCGCGCGCGTGGTCAGCCGGTTCTATGCTCAGGTGCGGCGCGATGCGGTCTTGGGGCCGGTTTTTGCGGCGCATGTGGACGATTGGCCCGCACATGAGGAAAAGATCGTGCGCTTTTGGGCCAATGCGATCCTGCGTGAGCGTGAGTATGACGGCAATCCGATGATGGTGCATAAACGGGCGGGGGATGTGACTAGCGCGCATTTCGCCATCTGGCTGGACCTCTTCGACAAGGTTCTTGCCCAGGAGCTGCCGGACGAGACGTCGCGCCGCTGGTCCGCGCTGGCGCACCGGATCGGGCGCGCCCTGAAAATGGGACTGGAGATGCGCGCACCTCAGGGGGCCGTGCCGAACCTGCGCTAG
- the ileS gene encoding isoleucine--tRNA ligase, whose amino-acid sequence MCADTTDTAPEYKHTLNLPQTDFPMRAGLPKREPEWLARWEEIGIYDRLREKAGNRQPFTLHDGPPYANGHLHIGHALNKILKDMVVRSQQMMGKDARYIPGWDCHGLPIEWKIEEQYRAKGLNKDEVDIVDFRQECRKFADGWIDVQRDEFKRLGVTGKWEKPYLTMDYRAERIIAEEFQKFLMTGTLYQGSKPVMWSPVEKTALAEAEVEYHDKESFTIWVKFEVVDPVAGSGDALENRDLVGANVVIWTTTPWTIPSNKAVVYGANYDYGLYEVTDTPEECWAAPGDRFLLADKLAGEVFKRARLEEGMWKRVRGVPADELAGLSLKHPLAGAEGSQGEWDQPRDFRAADFVTDEEGTGFVHCAPSHGMEEFELYRDLGRLQEVITYNVMDDGGFREDLPFFGGTFILDRKGKEGNANKAIIDKLTEVGGLLARGKIKHSYPHSWRSKAPIIYRNTPQWFAAIDRPVGDGQDTYGKTIRERALTSIDELVTWTPQKGRNRLHAMIEQRPDWVLSRQRAWGVPLTCFTRKGAKPTDEGFLLQNEEVNARILEAFEAEGADAWYKEGAKERFLGGIVNPEEWDKVDDILDVWFDSGSTHAFVLRDREDGSEDGLADLYLEGTDQHRGWFHSSMLQACGTMGRAPYRGVLTHGFTLDEKGNKMSKSVGNTVSPEDVTKQYGADILRLWVAQSDYTGDLRIGQEILKGVSDSYRRMRNTMRYLIGALAHFEDSDRIEPAEMPELEQFILHRLAELDTRVREGYAAYDFQGVTQALFNFCTLDLSAFYFDVRKDVLYCDGDTTRRRAARTVLDLLFHRLTTWLAPVMVFTMEEVWLERFPGKDSSLHLQDIPETPQDWLNPDLASKWAGIRQARRAVTAALEVERTNKVIGSSLEAAPQVFVADASIAKALNSVPFDDVCITSSIEVTAGDAPDNAFTLPESDGIGVLFQKAPGDKCLRCWKILPDVGTHQHPGTCQRCSDALS is encoded by the coding sequence ATGTGCGCCGACACCACCGACACCGCTCCTGAGTACAAACACACGCTTAACCTGCCGCAGACGGATTTCCCGATGCGCGCGGGCCTGCCCAAGCGCGAGCCGGAATGGCTGGCGCGCTGGGAAGAGATCGGCATCTATGATCGCCTGCGAGAGAAGGCTGGAAACCGTCAGCCCTTCACCCTGCATGACGGCCCTCCCTACGCCAACGGGCACCTCCATATCGGCCACGCGCTGAACAAGATCCTCAAGGACATGGTGGTGCGCAGCCAGCAGATGATGGGCAAGGACGCCCGCTACATCCCCGGCTGGGACTGCCACGGCCTGCCCATCGAGTGGAAGATCGAAGAGCAATATCGCGCCAAGGGCCTGAACAAGGACGAGGTCGATATCGTCGATTTCCGGCAGGAATGCCGCAAGTTCGCCGATGGCTGGATCGACGTGCAGCGGGACGAGTTCAAGCGCCTCGGCGTGACCGGCAAATGGGAAAAGCCGTATCTCACGATGGATTACCGCGCCGAGCGGATCATCGCGGAGGAATTCCAGAAATTCCTGATGACCGGCACGCTTTATCAAGGGTCCAAGCCCGTGATGTGGTCGCCGGTCGAGAAAACCGCGCTGGCCGAGGCCGAGGTCGAGTATCACGACAAGGAGAGCTTCACGATCTGGGTGAAGTTCGAGGTAGTTGATCCCGTGGCGGGTTCAGGCGACGCGCTGGAGAATCGAGATCTGGTTGGCGCAAACGTTGTCATCTGGACGACGACCCCTTGGACGATCCCATCGAACAAGGCGGTCGTCTACGGCGCGAATTACGACTACGGCCTCTACGAGGTCACTGACACGCCCGAGGAATGCTGGGCCGCCCCCGGCGATCGCTTCCTGCTGGCTGACAAGCTGGCGGGCGAGGTGTTCAAGCGCGCCCGCCTCGAGGAAGGCATGTGGAAACGCGTGCGCGGTGTTCCAGCGGATGAGCTCGCGGGCCTCTCGCTCAAGCACCCTCTCGCCGGCGCCGAAGGCTCCCAAGGCGAATGGGACCAGCCCCGCGATTTCCGCGCGGCGGATTTCGTCACCGACGAGGAAGGCACCGGCTTCGTCCACTGCGCGCCCAGCCACGGCATGGAGGAGTTCGAGCTTTACCGCGATCTCGGCCGCCTGCAGGAGGTCATCACCTATAACGTGATGGACGATGGCGGCTTCCGCGAAGATCTGCCCTTCTTCGGCGGGACTTTTATCCTCGACCGCAAGGGCAAGGAGGGCAACGCGAACAAGGCCATCATCGACAAGCTGACCGAGGTCGGCGGCCTGCTGGCGCGCGGCAAGATCAAGCACAGCTATCCGCATAGCTGGCGCTCGAAGGCGCCGATCATCTACCGCAACACGCCGCAATGGTTCGCCGCCATCGACCGCCCCGTGGGCGACGGGCAGGACACCTACGGCAAGACGATCCGCGAGCGCGCGCTGACCTCCATCGACGAGCTGGTGACATGGACCCCGCAAAAGGGCCGCAACCGCCTTCATGCGATGATCGAACAGCGCCCCGACTGGGTGCTCTCGCGCCAGCGCGCCTGGGGCGTGCCGCTCACCTGCTTTACCCGCAAGGGCGCGAAACCCACTGATGAGGGCTTCCTGCTGCAGAACGAGGAGGTGAACGCCCGCATCCTCGAGGCCTTCGAGGCCGAGGGCGCCGATGCGTGGTACAAGGAGGGCGCCAAGGAGCGGTTCCTTGGTGGCATCGTGAACCCCGAGGAGTGGGACAAGGTCGACGACATTCTCGACGTGTGGTTCGATAGCGGCTCCACCCACGCGTTCGTGCTGCGCGACCGCGAGGACGGCTCGGAGGACGGACTGGCAGATCTCTACCTCGAAGGCACCGACCAGCATCGCGGCTGGTTCCATTCCTCCATGCTGCAAGCCTGCGGTACGATGGGCCGCGCGCCCTATCGCGGCGTGCTGACCCACGGCTTCACGCTGGACGAGAAGGGCAACAAGATGTCCAAATCGGTCGGCAATACGGTCAGCCCCGAGGACGTCACCAAGCAGTACGGCGCCGACATCCTGCGCCTTTGGGTCGCGCAATCCGACTACACCGGCGATCTGCGCATCGGGCAGGAGATCCTCAAGGGCGTGTCGGACAGCTATCGCCGCATGCGCAACACCATGCGCTATCTCATCGGCGCGCTGGCACATTTCGAAGACTCGGACCGGATCGAGCCTGCCGAGATGCCCGAGCTGGAGCAGTTCATCCTCCACCGGCTAGCCGAGCTGGATACGCGCGTGCGCGAGGGCTATGCCGCCTATGACTTCCAGGGCGTCACCCAGGCGCTCTTCAACTTCTGCACGCTCGATCTCAGCGCCTTCTATTTCGACGTGCGCAAGGACGTGCTCTATTGCGACGGCGACACCACCCGCCGCCGGGCTGCGCGCACCGTGCTGGACCTCTTGTTCCACCGCCTTACCACCTGGCTGGCACCCGTCATGGTGTTTACCATGGAGGAAGTCTGGCTCGAGCGGTTCCCCGGCAAGGACTCGTCCCTGCACCTGCAGGACATCCCCGAAACGCCGCAGGACTGGCTGAACCCCGATCTGGCGTCAAAATGGGCCGGCATCCGCCAGGCCCGCCGCGCGGTGACTGCCGCGCTGGAGGTCGAGCGCACGAACAAGGTCATCGGCTCCTCGCTCGAGGCGGCGCCGCAGGTCTTCGTGGCCGATGCCTCCATCGCAAAGGCGCTGAACTCGGTGCCTTTCGACGATGTCTGCATCACTTCCTCTATCGAAGTCACGGCGGGCGATGCACCGGACAATGCATTCACACTGCCCGAGTCGGACGGCATCGGCGTCCTCTTCCAAAAAGCCCCCGGCGATAAATGTCTGCGCTGCTGGAAAATCCTGCCCGATGTCGGCACACACCAGCACCCCGGCACCTGCCAGCGCTGCTCGGACGCGCTGAGCTGA
- a CDS encoding trans-sulfuration enzyme family protein produces MTQDRRNAPLSPATRLAQALHHIEEQTGAVTPAIQLSATYARGADYAPRQSYIYRRDGNETTELAETIINDIEGAASTMLFASGMSAANAVLEALPMGAHVVAPGVMYHGVLHQLRKHHASGRLTVDFHPVGDLDAMRSLMRPGVTALVWVETPSNPDWTVTDIAAAAEIAHAAGAKLITDCTATPPPYCRALDHGADISFHSATKYLNGHSDVTAGSLATREAGEMWDEIASIRTLHGTVLHSFDAWLLIRGMRTLALRVERQTTSASRIAQQLLSHPQVEKVLYPGLAEHPGHDIARRQCEGFFGGMLSIITKGTEQTAIDTARHCRLFYPATSLGGVESLIEHRKTVSGPGFDVHPNLLRLSIGIESPMDLMVDLDAALMRAAQ; encoded by the coding sequence ATGACCCAAGACCGCCGCAACGCGCCCCTCTCCCCGGCGACCCGCCTCGCGCAGGCGCTCCATCATATCGAAGAGCAAACCGGCGCCGTTACCCCCGCGATCCAGCTTTCGGCCACCTACGCGCGCGGTGCGGATTACGCCCCGCGCCAATCCTACATCTACCGCCGCGACGGCAACGAGACGACCGAACTGGCCGAGACAATCATCAACGATATCGAAGGCGCCGCCTCGACCATGCTTTTTGCGTCGGGCATGTCGGCGGCCAATGCCGTGCTCGAGGCGCTGCCGATGGGCGCGCATGTGGTGGCGCCCGGCGTCATGTATCACGGCGTTCTGCACCAGTTGCGCAAGCATCACGCCAGCGGACGCCTGACAGTTGATTTCCACCCCGTCGGCGATCTGGACGCGATGCGCAGCCTCATGCGGCCGGGCGTCACCGCGCTCGTCTGGGTCGAAACGCCCAGCAATCCGGACTGGACCGTCACCGACATCGCGGCCGCCGCCGAGATCGCCCATGCGGCGGGCGCCAAACTGATCACCGATTGCACCGCCACGCCGCCGCCCTACTGCCGCGCGCTGGACCATGGCGCGGACATCTCGTTCCATTCGGCGACCAAGTATCTGAACGGCCATTCCGACGTCACCGCCGGATCGCTCGCCACGCGCGAAGCGGGCGAGATGTGGGACGAGATCGCGTCGATCCGCACCCTGCACGGCACGGTCCTGCACAGTTTCGACGCCTGGCTTCTGATCCGCGGCATGCGCACGCTTGCGCTGCGGGTGGAGCGTCAGACCACCAGCGCCAGCCGTATCGCGCAGCAACTGCTCAGTCATCCGCAGGTCGAAAAGGTGCTCTACCCCGGCCTGGCGGAGCATCCCGGCCACGACATCGCCCGCCGCCAATGCGAAGGCTTCTTCGGCGGCATGCTGTCGATCATTACCAAAGGGACCGAGCAGACGGCCATCGACACCGCGCGCCATTGCCGGCTTTTCTACCCCGCCACATCGCTCGGCGGCGTCGAGAGCCTGATCGAGCACCGCAAGACAGTGTCGGGGCCCGGTTTCGACGTGCATCCGAATCTGCTGCGCCTGTCGATCGGAATCGAGTCTCCGATGGATCTGATGGTTGATCTGGATGCGGCTTTGATGCGCGCAGCCCAGTAA
- a CDS encoding PAS domain-containing protein, translating to MSLDLKDAVSLSHDTIRENDVFAHAIRHSRLPLCITDPTKPDEPIVFANQAFCDLTGYDEADFIGKNCRFLQGEETSRESVQQIRDAMDAREVTMVEIINYRKNGEKFLNALQIGPIYDEDGELIFRFGSQLDISSHREKERKAAELRTAELLHRLKNIVNVMSVVIKMTGRDETDPQEYSEKVIERLVALGQTHFDTLTSERPRALNFDHLARTLLLAYAPLGERQVTFTGPEVELTGDMVTSLTLLLHELATNSVKHGSLGSETGRVELSWNKSDTGDFNMIWRELGGPVVAAPDKESGADIVGKLIAASQGALNFDWQPTGLIVTLNLPMDD from the coding sequence ATGTCACTAGATCTCAAAGACGCTGTGTCGCTGTCCCATGACACGATCCGCGAAAATGACGTATTCGCGCATGCGATCAGGCACAGCCGCTTGCCGCTTTGCATCACCGATCCGACAAAGCCGGACGAGCCGATCGTCTTTGCCAATCAGGCGTTTTGCGATCTGACGGGCTATGATGAGGCCGATTTCATAGGCAAGAATTGCCGCTTCCTGCAAGGCGAAGAGACCAGCCGCGAAAGCGTGCAGCAGATCCGCGACGCCATGGACGCGCGCGAGGTGACGATGGTCGAGATCATCAACTACCGCAAGAATGGCGAGAAATTCCTGAACGCGCTGCAGATCGGGCCGATCTACGACGAGGACGGCGAGCTGATCTTTCGATTCGGCTCGCAGCTCGACATCTCGTCGCACCGCGAGAAAGAGCGCAAGGCGGCCGAATTACGGACTGCCGAATTGCTCCACCGGCTCAAGAATATCGTCAACGTCATGAGCGTTGTGATCAAGATGACGGGCCGGGACGAGACCGATCCGCAGGAATACAGCGAAAAGGTGATCGAGCGTCTCGTGGCCCTCGGTCAGACCCATTTCGACACCCTGACAAGCGAGCGGCCACGCGCGCTCAACTTCGATCATCTGGCGCGTACGCTCCTTTTGGCCTACGCGCCCTTGGGCGAACGTCAGGTCACATTCACCGGCCCCGAGGTTGAGCTGACCGGCGACATGGTCACTTCGCTCACGCTTTTGCTGCACGAACTGGCGACGAATTCGGTCAAGCACGGAAGCCTTGGCAGCGAAACAGGCCGGGTCGAGCTATCTTGGAACAAAAGCGACACGGGCGATTTCAACATGATCTGGCGCGAGCTTGGCGGCCCCGTGGTTGCCGCGCCCGACAAGGAAAGCGGCGCCGACATCGTGGGCAAGCTGATTGCAGCGTCGCAGGGCGCCTTGAATTTCGATTGGCAGCCCACGGGCCTGATCGTCACACTCAACCTGCCGATGGACGACTGA
- a CDS encoding (d)CMP kinase, translated as MAFTIAIDGPAAAGKGTVGRQLAAHFGYAHLDTGLLYRATGRRMLNGEGAVEAAMNLRPEDLGAPDLRTPEVGQAASRVAAIPEVREALIDFQRAFATRAGGAVLDGRDIGTVICPDADVKLYVTAGDEVRAARRLAELTSTGHDIDFQTVLADLRQRDARDSARADAPLKPAEDAILLDTSQLTIDEAVATAIAEVERVQAARAPG; from the coding sequence ATGGCATTCACGATCGCGATCGACGGGCCTGCAGCGGCGGGCAAGGGTACGGTCGGGCGGCAGCTGGCCGCGCATTTCGGTTATGCACATCTCGATACCGGCCTTCTTTACCGTGCCACCGGACGCCGGATGCTGAACGGCGAAGGCGCCGTCGAGGCGGCGATGAATTTGCGCCCCGAAGACCTCGGCGCGCCGGATCTGCGTACGCCCGAGGTGGGCCAGGCCGCCAGCCGTGTCGCCGCCATCCCCGAAGTACGCGAGGCGCTGATCGACTTTCAGCGCGCCTTTGCCACCCGCGCGGGCGGCGCCGTTCTGGACGGGCGCGATATCGGCACTGTCATCTGTCCGGACGCGGATGTGAAACTATACGTCACCGCCGGTGACGAAGTGCGCGCCGCACGCCGCCTCGCCGAGCTGACCAGCACGGGACATGACATCGATTTTCAGACGGTCCTGGCCGATTTGCGTCAACGCGATGCCCGCGACAGCGCCCGCGCCGACGCCCCACTGAAACCCGCCGAGGATGCGATCCTGCTGGACACCTCGCAGTTGACCATCGACGAGGCCGTTGCAACCGCCATCGCCGAGGTCGAGCGCGTGCAGGCCGCGCGCGCGCCCGGCTGA
- a CDS encoding calcium/sodium antiporter, producing MDYLFVALGLVGLFLGGDALVRGSVGLARRMAISPLLIGLTVVGFGTSTPELLVSVEAALGGVPDVALGNVVGSNIANVLLIIGATALIWPIAVSGATLRRDTGVMVAAALALIPIFALGEVGRAAGLALVTALAGYLVWAYLAPGDDVPDEADLPPPMPAPRAALWLVGGLVALMLGARFLVDGAVAIAEDFGLSEAFIGLTIVAVGTSLPELATSVVAALRRQSAIAIGNVIGSNIFNVLGILGVTAIISPIPVAPRFLVFDLPIMIAASLLLTGLLLLRPAIGRVLGALMLIAYIAYILSAQG from the coding sequence ATGGATTACCTTTTCGTCGCCCTCGGCCTTGTCGGCCTCTTTCTGGGCGGTGACGCGCTGGTGCGGGGCAGCGTGGGACTCGCGCGCCGGATGGCGATTTCGCCTCTGTTGATCGGCCTCACGGTGGTGGGCTTCGGCACCTCGACACCCGAGCTTCTGGTCTCGGTCGAGGCCGCCCTTGGCGGCGTGCCTGACGTCGCCTTGGGCAACGTGGTCGGCTCGAACATCGCCAACGTGCTGCTGATCATTGGTGCGACCGCGCTGATCTGGCCGATCGCTGTGTCGGGCGCGACGCTCAGGCGTGACACCGGCGTGATGGTGGCCGCCGCACTGGCGCTTATCCCGATATTCGCGCTCGGCGAGGTGGGGCGCGCGGCGGGCTTGGCCCTTGTCACGGCGCTGGCCGGATATCTGGTTTGGGCCTATCTCGCGCCCGGAGATGATGTGCCGGATGAGGCGGACCTACCGCCGCCCATGCCCGCGCCGCGGGCGGCGCTGTGGCTGGTCGGCGGACTGGTTGCGCTGATGCTGGGTGCACGGTTTCTGGTGGATGGCGCGGTCGCCATCGCGGAGGATTTCGGCCTGTCCGAAGCCTTCATCGGCCTTACGATTGTCGCCGTCGGCACGTCGTTGCCCGAGCTGGCGACATCCGTGGTGGCGGCCCTACGCCGCCAGTCTGCCATCGCCATAGGCAATGTGATCGGCTCGAATATCTTTAACGTGCTGGGGATTCTGGGGGTAACGGCGATCATATCGCCCATCCCCGTGGCGCCCCGCTTCCTGGTTTTCGATCTGCCGATCATGATAGCAGCCTCGCTGCTCCTGACCGGGCTGTTGCTGTTGCGCCCGGCCATCGGGCGTGTGCTCGGCGCGCTGATGCTGATCGCCTATATCGCCTATATCCTTTCTGCGCAGGGCTGA
- a CDS encoding dimethyl sulfoxide reductase anchor subunit family protein, with amino-acid sequence MHPAPSVIIFTTLSGLGFGLLFWLGGGLIAPTGWVGFVFFAIAYLLAVCGLAASTFHLGHPERALKAFSQWRTSWLSREGWAAVAALLIMAVYGAGLVFFDQRWAPLGWLGAALSLGVIFTTSMIYAQMRTVPRWRTWLTPALFLALSLAGGALMAGQVTLAIFLLPVAALIQIVWWRRGDGALARSGTDLKTATGLGPIGTPRAFEPPHTGTNYLLREFVHVVGRRHAFKLRLIALTLGYVLPVMLLGLPAGHIVAALAVLCHVLGIAASRWLFFAEAEHVVGLYYGKRHA; translated from the coding sequence ATGCATCCCGCCCCGTCCGTCATCATCTTCACCACCCTCTCGGGTCTCGGCTTTGGTCTGCTCTTCTGGCTCGGCGGCGGCCTCATCGCGCCCACGGGCTGGGTTGGCTTCGTCTTCTTCGCCATCGCCTATCTGCTGGCGGTGTGCGGCCTTGCGGCCTCCACGTTCCACCTTGGCCACCCCGAGCGCGCGCTCAAGGCGTTCAGCCAGTGGCGCACAAGCTGGCTCAGCCGCGAAGGCTGGGCGGCGGTGGCGGCGCTCCTCATCATGGCAGTCTACGGCGCGGGCCTCGTTTTTTTCGATCAGCGCTGGGCGCCGCTGGGCTGGCTGGGCGCCGCGCTCAGCCTTGGCGTCATCTTCACCACCTCGATGATCTACGCGCAGATGCGCACAGTGCCGCGCTGGCGCACATGGCTGACGCCTGCGCTCTTTTTGGCCCTGTCGCTTGCGGGTGGCGCGCTGATGGCGGGGCAGGTGACGCTGGCGATTTTCCTTCTGCCCGTCGCCGCATTGATCCAGATCGTCTGGTGGAGGCGCGGCGACGGCGCGCTCGCCCGCTCGGGCACGGATCTGAAAACCGCCACCGGCCTTGGCCCCATCGGCACGCCCCGCGCGTTCGAGCCGCCCCATACCGGCACCAACTATCTCTTGCGCGAATTCGTGCATGTCGTGGGGCGCCGACACGCGTTCAAATTGCGCCTGATCGCCCTCACGCTGGGCTACGTCCTTCCCGTGATGCTGCTGGGGCTGCCGGCAGGGCATATCGTGGCGGCGCTTGCGGTGCTGTGCCACGTTCTGGGCATCGCCGCCTCGCGCTGGCTTTTCTTCGCCGAGGCCGAGCATGTCGTCGGCCTTTATTACGGCAAGCGTCACGCCTGA